TTGGGTTGATCctattacctaataaaaattatattaacagAAACACTCGTATGTGTGTAAACTGGCCATTCGTAAAGTTTACGCATTTGCAATAAGGTTAATACCTTTTATGAGGAGGTGATTATTTAGGTCAAAGAAACTTCCTAAGGCTTTCCAAGGGGCAATGCAAGGCAAGGCAAagcaccatttttttttcttttaacgaGATCCGTGGCCAACAAGGGGTATTTGGCTGATATTAAGTAACTAAGTACATaatttacattataatttaCTTACAGGACTTAATTGCATATACTTAAGCTTTAAAAATTACTTCTGACGTTTCGAGTACGacattgtccccgtggtctcggagaaagATAACTGACATgaacaataataaatcaaaatCTCATTTTATCTTTTCAGATAATCGGCCTCCTAAATGCTTTCACACCCCAGAAGAGCCTGGAAGAGTTCCAGGACGTGTACCTGGTGATGGAGCTGATGGACGCCAACCTGTGCCAGGTCATCCAGATGGACCTGGACCACGAGCGGATGAGCTATCTGCTCTACCAGATGCTGTGCGGCATCAAGCACTTGCATCTTGCCGGGATCATTCACAGGGTAAGTTCTAGGTGATGGCAACCTGTGCCAAGTCATCCAGATGGACCTGGACCACGAGCGGATGAGCTATCTGCTCTACCAGATGCTGTGCGGCATCAAGCACTTGCATCTTGCCAGGATCATTCACAGGGACAGTTCTAAATTTTACAGATGAACCTAGACCATGAGCGGATGAGTTACATGCTGTATCAGATGCTGTGCGGTACTAAGCACTTGCATCTTGCTGGGATCATTCACAGGGTAAAGTCGCTTCAAAGAATTCCTTAGCAACCAACAGTGGACTACGGGACAAAGCCCTCTACCAGAGTATGTACGTACATTGCACACGTCCAGTGACCTTTTGTAAGACGTTCCAACAAACTTTCCTATATGATTGATGACTGACTACTACAAATACGTACTACGTCAATTTTACTGATGTTACCTTTTAACGTAGATCCATCTAAACACCTAAGATCTGACTCTGGCCTGGTAAAGATACATACAGTCTTGTAACCAGCTGGTTACAATATCTGTGCACCTATACACCGCACCGTATACAAGGTAACTGTTTAACTAATCTCAGACACAGCGTGTTAAGCTGGTCGTATTTAAGCACCATGAAGGAAGCAATCAATGCATTTTTCTTTTCCATCTTACATTCCCTCTATTCAGAAAGAAGAGTGATTATCATATATTAGTCAATACTTCTACTCATTCGCAACCCATTAAGGAACCTTATTGTTTTGTTCCAGGATCTGAAGCCGTCAAACATCGTGGTAAAAAGCGACTGCACTCTGAAAATCTTGGACTTCGGGCTGGCGCGCACGGCCGGCACCACGTTCATGATGACGCCGTACGTCGTCACGCGCTACTACCGCGCGCCCGAGGTGAGCGAACCGCCTCCTGAGCTCTTGGTTTCTGTACGTCGTAGGCTACGTGCTGCGTCACTTTTGGTGGAAGTAATGGTATTAAATATAGCTGACAAGGACCCCAAAACAATTCTTATCTTAATAACTTAAGTTCGGGTCTATTTTCCATATGCACCATACTCTGAAAGCCGCTCTTAAGGCAAGGGGCGAAGATTCAAAATGGTCCGAAGAGCTGCCTACAGTTTTATTTGGATTGCGAGCCGCTTTACGCAGCGATAATAATCTAAGTCCTGCATTGATGACGTATGGCTAAAAACAGAAAGATTGGTATCCAAGAATATTAATATCTATTCTACCCTTCGACTGAGATCGCGTTTGTAGCGATCGCAATAGCATGTCTTCTGTCTAATCTAACACGTAAGACGGGTAGATCAAAATGCAGCAATTTAGGATTACCCTGCCGCGGAGACTCACTACTACGCATGTGAGAGTAGCACGCGCTCTCTTCtgtctcgctccaaccgctgcataaataTGAGCGTATTATCTTAATCTTATTAAGTCCCCCTTGTGTActgtaaggttttcttttgtgcaataaaggttaaataaatatcacatCTATTTTGCATTTTCTAGGTGATTTTAGGCATGGGCTACACAGAGAACGTGGACATCTGGTCGGTGGGCTGCATCATGGGCGAGATGATCCGCGGCGGCGTCCTCTTCCCGGGGACAGACCACATCGACCAGTGGAACAAAATCATAGGTAAtccttcatatttttatttcactctTATCTTTGTGTCCTTAGAATCCGCTGCAGCGCGTACGGTTCTACAACTTTTCAACTTTGTACGCTCTTTCTATTGAAGATCGAGACACGTAAAAGAGGATGGTTTTATAAACAGGATACCGATGACAGTGCGAAATGTCTTTTGCTTGCCAAATTACGTCTTACGCCGATTGTTAAGTCCCCTTGTCGCTTCTAGTATGTTTCAGTAAATTTCCTTTTGGAATACATGTTATAGGAAGAACATTAATACACTATCTCAGTCTTCCAAAACTTCGTtgtcattttaataatttaaattatctttacagtacatatggggctactttatagcactagtgcgagaagtagcatattacgttactgtgtcgaacatttaaagggccatatgtaaaacgttgtacgatacatgtgcgaataggtaattcgcaactcgtgtcgatttaaaacactcccttcggtcgtgttttaatttatcgccactcgtttcgaatttcctatttttcgcacttgtatcgtaatgtactataatccCTTGGATTGAACTTGCAAATTCTGGGCATAAACATTGACAGAACCGTTAGCTACAGTTCGCGCACGAAGTTCGTTGTATTTCAAAGCGGCAGGGTGTGCGCTACGGAAAAAATAACTGCCGTGGAAATAAAACTAGAGCTTATATCGCTTCCTCAGCCGTCCGTGCGCAAACTGTTACATTAGTTTAGTTCCTTATCTAAATACTGGCAGATTTTTATACgattatatttgtaaaatttgaatttttttatagaGCAATTGGGCACGCCTTCAGCTGCATTCATGGCGCGCCTGCAGCCAACAGTGCGGAACTACGTGGAGAACCGTCCGCGCTACGCCGGCTACTCCTTCGAGAGGCTCTTCCCCGACATACTGTTCCCGTCCGACAGCAACGAGCACAACCGGCTCAAGGTACACACCACGTCGAGAACCGTCTGCGCTACGCTGGCTACTCCTTCGAGAGGCTCTTCTCCAATATACTGTTCCCGTACGACATCAACTAGCACAACCGGCTCAAGGTACACAATGAACCAGGCGGACATAGTGAATCACGTGGAGAACCGTCAGCGCTACGCCGTAAATGTATACAAACGGGCGTTACATCAaacattaaaacacaaaaagtaCCTTGCTACAGTTACTACTGAGCAAAATGTTTAGCTCTTAGCTTGGGATATCCTTATCTGTTGTTTGACGGATTCAAGTATAGATTTTAAAGACTATATTATTGTTCCAGGCGTCGCAAGCGCGCGATCTGCTCTCGCGCATGTTGGTGATCGACCCGGAGCGACGCATCTCTGTCGACGAGGCGTTACTGCATCCATACATCAACGTGTGGTACGACGAGGGAGAGGTCAACGCGGTGAGTTGCATaacttacatttttaattacataaCCCTAGTACTACAAGCCACGAgaaacagatttccatgaccaatcgccgcccgggcgataactcgtataatggttaacggctatgtatgatgaaccctcgtggacgacagctgccgctccgttggag
This Cydia pomonella isolate Wapato2018A chromosome 16, ilCydPomo1, whole genome shotgun sequence DNA region includes the following protein-coding sequences:
- the LOC133526400 gene encoding stress-activated protein kinase JNK isoform X2; the encoded protein is MVQYYAVSLGDVVFKIPTRYTELVRHGAGAQGIVCAAYDTVTQQNVAIKKLSRPFQNVTHAKRAYREFKLMKLVNHKNIIGLLNAFTPQKSLEEFQDVYLVMELMDANLCQVIQMDLDHERMSYLLYQMLCGIKHLHLAGIIHRDLKPSNIVVKSDCTLKILDFGLARTAGTTFMMTPYVVTRYYRAPEVILGMGYTENVDIWSVGCIMGEMIRGGVLFPGTDHIDQWNKIIEQLGTPSAAFMARLQPTVRNYVENRPRYAGYSFERLFPDILFPSDSNEHNRLKASQARDLLSRMLVIDPERRISVDEALLHPYINVWYDEGEVNAPAPASYDHSVDEREHTVEQWKQLIYQEVVEYAAPPPPPPPGHPPPDHAQPALTT
- the LOC133526400 gene encoding stress-activated protein kinase JNK isoform X1, with protein sequence MPGRTANGPTVMSAPARHPHFYTVEVGDTRFTILKRYQNLKPIGSGAQGIVCAAYDTVTQQNVAIKKLSRPFQNVTHAKRAYREFKLMKLVNHKNIIGLLNAFTPQKSLEEFQDVYLVMELMDANLCQVIQMDLDHERMSYLLYQMLCGIKHLHLAGIIHRDLKPSNIVVKSDCTLKILDFGLARTAGTTFMMTPYVVTRYYRAPEVILGMGYTENVDIWSVGCIMGEMIRGGVLFPGTDHIDQWNKIIEQLGTPSAAFMARLQPTVRNYVENRPRYAGYSFERLFPDILFPSDSNEHNRLKASQARDLLSRMLVIDPERRISVDEALLHPYINVWYDEGEVNAPAPASYDHSVDEREHTVEQWKQLIYQEVVEYAAPPPPPPPGHPPPDHAQPALTT